In one window of Cryptococcus neoformans var. neoformans B-3501A chromosome 11, whole genome shotgun sequence DNA:
- a CDS encoding hypothetical protein (HMMPfam hit to FtsJ, FtsJ-like methyltransferase, score: 172.5, E(): 8.9e-49; HMMPfam hit to Pkinase, Protein kinase domain, score: 174.4, E(): 2.4e-49), translated as MPTSKSSIDHRDVYYRKGKSAGYRARSAYKLLHLDEEFDLFTNVHTAVDLCAAPGSWSQVLGQKLKPKSKQGGEGTRVVSCDLQPMAPLPNITTLQTDITLPSTIPLVLDALGGRKADLVVCDGAPDVTGVHDLDAYLHSQLLLAALTLSLTLMAPGATLIFKIFLSPLDPRAEFLASQLRCFFSSPLPEDKEKEDEFGQYAEFEEEGEYAEEAGQDKGDEKKRNVGTKGYDPQGRRGGVWVRKPRSSRQGSAEAFIVCRNFSPSSLPLPPTFSPSALDKLRTTTGTLTLDSLSSLVPQDESKGEEIQGFKGSEEQVKQQWHRWEMIKGYVGGGDFTDFRSSSSFIPSLYPLLPPSLPAQSPKMTLSSPPKLHLPMPTTPPNLVHHILKTPEIISPHSSTASPKALQPQPTPVDEPPEYFSPKRAHIQALFLSPTKMKEHRQGQGQGQGQGQGQDGGGTSRQSSLDSLTPNPSPVGDVDSTRPWTSSSPPSSSMSASPPTPVPPTITAPPQEKTSLSIPLLLHSASTSSAVSDGGYGIHGVHGVHSVHSVHSSRPQTPATLGVITPALASPALSSSSKTDLFFSASSAELPTPPRALSPASALDKGPFSSSSAASSGLDVSGNERAQSTTMPSSSFPSTATSGAASWSGSGISTVKLRLPTRKERFRETVIPAEMKDEMDIDRSREGWGAPFGMGLGAGFEEISTSRLRSLSNPIAPPPAHTVPPAPPAPLPAPLPSSFTTQNSSNDGDSRPEFARQSSLTPTVVSPQTPRAGFFPLNNARTKANAVPSVPFHPSPSAGGYTPPPWKLRRKESQQLEREHRQAGVDESVKAGDVIEPCFPNTNADNNGEHEKEKRKERVIGGWRLVKKMGEGAFSAVWSAVPAGSTPLSSTPTHAPTATSLLVALKLLTHPLPDHRTRIAFLREASVLRHISHPSIVGYIDDFSTERHDVLVLEAAGGGELFELMSEEENRRRMILPAPAPVAGSEESEMGWDKDGEGFVRRVFSELVKAVGWLHEVGVVHRDIKLENILFTTNPFILPPTSTSSIPLHLLPPPGQPLIKLTDFGLSRFISPASPLLYTRCGSESFAAPEIIMGKPYDGRETDAWALGVVLYGLIIGELPFDREESIKLPDGIATPGGGNSERVRGRKKMHRIAKGEYTWPSPEPALSQDIPGAYVPGTATPSARAVISSLLERSPSKRAKPSDLWEYEWMLGPGGVPRPVEGAGTPQQEGVGKDKGREASGRGRRRVLDGFLVEEERIEDVAMTEH; from the exons ATGCCCACTTCCAAGTCCTCAATCGATCATAGGGACGTCTACTATCGCAAGGGCAAATCCGCAGGCTACCGTGCCCGCTCAGCATACAAGCTCCTGCATCTCGACGAGGAATTCGACCTTTTCACCAATGTCCACACCGCGGTCGACCTCTGTGCCGCTCCTGGGAGTTGGAGCCAGGTTCTGGGGCAAAAGCTGAAACCGAAGAGTAAACAAGGCGGTGAGGGAACCCGAGTCGTCTCTTGTGATCTACAACCTATG GCGCCTTTACCAAATATCACGACGCTACAAACCGATATCACTCTTCCCTCCACCATTCCGCTCGTGCTGGATGCTCTCGGTGGACGAAAGGCTGACCTCGTCGTATGCGACGGTGCTCCTGACG TGACGGGTGTCCACGATCTCGACGCCTACCTCCACTCCCAACTTCTCCTCGCCGCGCTCACGCTGTCGTTAACGCTCATGGCACCCGGCGCGACCCTGATTTTCAAgatctttctctctccgcTTGATCCCCGGGCAGAGTTTTTGGCTTCGCAGTTGAGGtgtttcttctccagtCCGCTTCCCGAAGataaagagaaggaggacgaaTTTGGACAGTATGCGGagtttgaggaggagggggaatATGCGGAAGAGGCAGGACAGGAcaaaggagatgagaagaagaggaatgtGGGAACAAAAGGGTATGATCCACAAGGACGGCGAGGTGGGGTGTGGGTTAGGAAACCGAGAAGTAGCCGTCAAGGTAGTGCCG AGGCTTTCATCGTCTGCCGCAACTTttcaccctcctccctccccctcccgccGACATTCTCCCCCTCGGCTCTTGACAAACTCCGGACCACCACAGGAACCCTCACTCTCGattccctctcctctctcgtCCCCCAAGACGAAAGCAAAGGTGAAGAGATTCAGGGTTTCAAAGGAAGTGAAGAGCAAGTGAAGCAGCAATGGCACAGATGGGAGATGATCAAGGGGTATGTGGGCGGTGGGGATTT TACAGACTTTaggtcatcatcatctttcattCCCTCCCTTTATCCACTCTTACCACCATCACTACCAGCACAGAGTCCAAAAATGACATTATCATCCCCTCCCAAACTCCATCTCCCAATGCCAACCACCCCACCAAACCTGGTACACCATATCCTGAAAACTCCCGAAATCATCTCCCCACATTCATCCACTGCAAGTCCCAAGGCGCTACAGCCCCAACCGACGCCTGTCGACGAGCCGCCAGAATATTTTTCTCCCAAGCGTGCACATATCCAGGCTCTTTTCTTGTCGCCTACGAAAATGAAAGAACAccgacaaggacaaggacaaggacaaggacaagggcaagggcaagatggtggaggcacTTCGAGACAAAGTTCGTTGGATTCGTTGACACCTAATCCATCGCCTGTTGGGGACGTCGATTCAACCCGACCTTggacttcttcatcgcctccatcttcttccatgtCCGCGTCCCCGCCCACGCCTGTGCCGCCAACAATAACAGCACCGCCCCAAGAAAAGACTTCTTTGAGCATTCCTTTGCTGTTACATTCAGCGTCCACCTCCAGTGCTGTTTCTGATGGCGGCTACGGCATCCACGGTGTCCACGGCGTTCACAGCGTCCACAGCGTCCACAGCAGTCGCCCCCAAACCCCTGCTACTCTTGGCGTCATCACCCCAGCCCTAGCGTCACCGGCGCTAAGCTCGAGTAGCAAGACGGATttattcttctctgcttcctctgcAGAATTACCTACGCCTCCCCGTGCGTTATCTCCAGCATCTGCTTTGGACAAGGgacctttttcttcttcttctgctgcttcttcgGGTTTGGATGTGAGTGGTAATGAGAGAGCTCAATCGACAACGATGCCTTCTTCTAGCTTCCCCTCCACGGCCACGTCCGGGGCCGCAAGTTGGAGCGGAAGTGGGATATCCACTGTAAAACTGAGGTTACCcacaaggaaagagaggttTCGAGAGACAGTCATCCCGGCCGAaatgaaggatgagatggatatAGATAGAAGTAGGGAAGGATGGGGTGCACCGTTCGGAATGGGATTGGGAGCTGGGTTCGAAGAGATTAGTACATCTCGGCTGAGGAGTTTATCAAATCCTATCGCTCCCCCGCCGGCGCATACTGTCCCTCCAGCACCACCCGCGCCTCTACCTGCACCTCTGCCTTCGTCATTCACAACGCAGAATAGCAGTAATGACGGGGATAGTCGACCGGAATTTGCTCGACAGAGTTCTTTGACGCCGACAGTGGTATCGCCTCAAACACCCAGGGCTGGTTTCTTTCCCCTCAATAATGCCCGTACCAAAGCCAATGCGGTGCCGTCTGTTccattccatccttccccttctgcGGGGGGATAtacacctccaccttgGAAATTGAGACGTAAAGAATCTCAACAGCTGGAAAGGGAACACCGTCAAGCAGGGGTGGATGAGAGTGTGAAAGCTGGGGATGTGATCGAACCTTGTTTTCCAAATACGAATGCGGATAATAATGGTGAACacgaaaaggaaaagcgTAAAGAAAGAGTCATCggagggtggaggttggtcaagaagatgggagaaggagcttTCTCAGCAGTTTGGTCGGCCGTGCCTGCTGGTTCAACACCCTTATCTTCCACACCCACCCACGCGCCCACCGCTACCAGCCTCCTCGTCGCACTCAAACTCTTGACCCACCCGTTGCCTGATCATCGAACACGTATCGCCTTTCTCCGAGAAGCTTCCGTCTTGCGACACATCTCACACCCTTCTATCGTGGGGTACATTGATGATTTCTCAACGGAAAGACATGATGTTTTGGTGTTGGAAGCGGCTGGGGGAGGGGAATTGTTCGAGTTGATgagtgaggaggagaataGGCGGCGGATGATCTTGCCTGCGCCTGCGCCGGTAGCTGGTTCAGAAGAGAGTGAAATGGGCTGGGAtaaggatggtgaaggttTTGTGAGGAGGGTGTTTAGTGAGCTCGTCAAGGCTGTGGGGTGGTTACATGAGGTTGGTGTAGTACATCGCGACATCAAGTTGGAGA ACATATTGTTCACCACCAAccctttcatcctcccacCTACAAGcacatcctccatcccacttcacctcctccctccacctGGCCAACCACTCATCAAACTGACCGACTTTGGTCTCTCACGGTTCATTTCCCCCGcttcacctcttctctACACACGATGCGGTTCCGAAAGCTTTGCAGCGCCAGAGATCATCATGGGTAAACCATACGATGGCCGAGAGACAGATGCCTGGGCATTGGGTGTGGTACTCTATGGCTTGATCATCGGTGAACTGCCATTTGATCGGGAGGAAAGCATTAAGTTGCCGGACGGGATAGCGACTCCCGGAGGGGGAAATAGTGAAAGAGtaagagggaggaagaagatgcacCGGATCGCCAAAGGGGAATATACCTGGCCATCACCCGAACCTGCACTCTCTCAAGATATCCCAGGTGCCTATGTGCCGGGTACAGCGACTCCATCAGCGCGAGCAGTGATTTCCTCACTTCTTGAGCGTAGCCCTTCAAAGAGAGCGAAACCAAGTGATCTGTGGGAGTATGAATGGATGCTTGGGCCTGGGGGCGTTCCGCGACCTGTGGAAGGGGCGGGAACGCCACAGCAAGAGGGAGTGGGAAAAGATaagggaagggaggcgtctggaagagggagaaggagggtgtTGGATGGATTTTtagtggaagaagagagaattGAAGATGTCGCAATGACAGAACATTGA